A part of Drosophila ananassae strain 14024-0371.13 chromosome 2R, ASM1763931v2, whole genome shotgun sequence genomic DNA contains:
- the LOC6493362 gene encoding uncharacterized protein LOC6493362: MSETSSKLLCQTLNTALRTLVLRDSPPVKIPQHVLSLQKDILKELNKIDGSNGARFSLVEMGCPQQQIHKVEEDAYEVFVKVQFPFKLTPIRDEVRPGFVMLYAGDKVNHPTVYQGFVFRELIGSWLMGISTPKLSSMLRLDASTAQVEAPQTGVHLTWLPVIEFQHSDWQLPCPWLTESHDLKPDLAAYRWYAVPQVTTPFEHRSFMVWAPELERRLMAAHPHSRGVLRLLMSTCTKNQNIMRIKIKGLDDAIRAVILQELPRLPCDLDTCCIAVFETLVNHIERGSVPRYLTPNVNMFHFNDLVTLERYHQKLKSTFQSLKAFREEALAEERGEEVYKKDERNSDDEERYKYIYVDDKGRRYEFDQTDSSDEDESWSAYVLRIFDVLEY, encoded by the exons ATGTCGGAAACATCGAGCAAGTTGCTATGCCAAACTTTAAACACCGCCCTGAGGACGCTGGTGCTCCGAGATAGTCCCCCAGTTAAGATTCCACAGCATGTGCTGAGCTTGCAAAAAGATATCCTCAAGGAGCTTAACAAGATCGATGGCTCGAACGGAGCACGTTTCAGCTTAGTGGAGATGG GCTGTCCCCAGCAGCAGATCCATAAGGTTGAGGAAGATGCGTACGAGGTCTTTGTTAAAGTGCAGTTTCCGTTCAAACTGACTCCCATTCGGGACGAGGTGCGTCCGGGATTTGTGATGTTGTATGCCGGCGACAAAGTGAATCATCCGACTGTCTATCAAGGATTTGTGTTCCGGGAGCTCATCGGCAGCTGGCTAATGGGAATCAGTACCCCAAAGCTGTCATCTATGCTACGACTTGATGCGTCCACTGCCCAGGTGGAAGCGCCCCAGACTGGTGTCCATTTGACTTGGCTGCCGGTGATTGAGTTTCAGCACTCGGATTGGCAGCTGCCATGTCCCTGGCTGACGGAGAGTCACGACTTGAAGCCGGACTTGGCGGCCTATCGCTGGTACGCTGTGCCCCAGGTGACGACGCCCTTTGAACACCGCAGCTTTATGGTCTGGGCCCCGGAACTGGAGCGCCGTCTTATGGCTGCCCATCCCCACTCCCGGGGAGTACTGCGCCTGCTCATGTCGACGTGCACAAAGAATCAGAACATTATGCGCATCAAAATAAAAGGACTCGACGATGCAATCCGGGCAGTGATCCTGCAGGAGCTTCCCAGATTGCCATGCGATCTGGACACTTGTTGTATTGCTGTCTTCGAGACCTTAGTGAATCATATCGAACGCGGCAGTGTGCCGAGATACCTTACGCCGAACGTCAATATGTTTCATTTCAATGACTTGGTGACGCTGGAGAGATACCACCAGAAATTGAAGAGCACTTTCCAGAGCCTGAAGGCCTTCAGGGAAGAGGCACTGGCCGAGGAACGTGGCGAGGAGGTGTACAAGAAGGACGAAAGGAATAGCGATGACGAGGAGCGATACAAGTACATATACGTGGACGATAAAGGGAGGAGGTATGAGTTCGATCAGACGGATAGTTCCGACGAGGACGAGTCCTGGTCGGCCTATGTGCTTCGAATTTTCGATGTACTTGAGTATTGa
- the LOC26515390 gene encoding uncharacterized protein LOC26515390, producing the protein MDKPCQLFSASLNKIACKLMVKERKDGKPKVPKGILDEYEMYIKHMSQHLMSNFELDHPLNITKNIVDDTYNIHIKVEFPFKLTPKRDEMRSGFVFLCADEKVDHPAVVDGYLDRLALVHWVKQKILMPLGSNQLIHVPVVEFDYSQFPKEYLPSKECGLLHHTWYAVPIITTPLDRRSFMVWAPDWERCVMDSHPQSRALSCLLKTLCLERFKDENHMDKLIRSLLLHEIPKLPRDLGASLMHLLETLVKRLSMGRLPPILVDNVNLLSMDMESLEKFHDTLKSLLKYLRCHIEKANEFPNDKTDPNASFLQDDKEKKDEKKYNSEDEEEDEVDHKVEDDILLWHKYLEIMFGLKPDPSPYRNKGISHKKNYFHNK; encoded by the exons atggATAAACCGTGCCAGTTGTTTTCTGCAAGCTTAAATAAAATTGCTTGCAAATTAATGGTCAAGGAAAGAAAAGATGGAAAGCCGAAAGTACCAAAAGGTATTCTAGATGAATATGAAATGTATATTAAACATATGTCCCAGCATTTGATGTCGAACTTCGAACTGG acCATCCCCTAAATATAACCAAAAATATTGTCGATGATACGTATAATATCCATATTAAAGTAGAGTTTCCATTCAAACTGACCCCAAAGAGAGACGAAATGCGTTCcggttttgtatttttatgcGCCGATGAAAAGGTGGATCATCCCGCTGTAGTTGATGGCTATCTGGATCGTCTAGCCCTCGTTCATTgggtaaaacaaaaaatattaatgccATTGGGTTCAAATCAACTTATTCACGTACCGGTGGTGGAGTTTGACTACTCTCAGTTTCCGAAGGAATATCTTCCCAGTAAGGAATGTGGTCTACTGCATCATACATGGTATGCAGTACCGATTATAACAACTCCCCTTGATAGGAGAAGCTTCATGGTCTGGGCTCCGGACTGGGAGAGATGCGTAATGGACAGTCATCCACAAAGCCGGGCCCTTTCGTGCCTGCTGAAGACTCTCTGTTTGGAACGATTTAAAGATGAGAATCATATGGATAAGCTGATCCGTTCTTTGCTGCTGCACGAGATACCCAAATTACCCCGCGACCTAGGAGCTAGTCTGATGCATCTTCTTGAGACCTTAGTGAAAAGATTGTCGATGGGCAGATTGCCACCAATCCTAGTTGATAATGTCAACTTGCTATCGATGGACATGGAAAGCTTAGAGAAGTTTCACGATACATTGAAGTCATTATTGAAGTACCTGAGATGTCACATTGAAAAAGCTAACGAGTTTCCTAATGATAAAACTGACCCTAATGCATCATTTTTACAAGATGATAAGGAGAAGAAGGATGAGAAGAAGTATAATTCCGAAGATGaggaggaagatgaggtggaccATAAAGTGGAAGATGATATTTTGTTGTGGCACAAATATCTTGAAATTATGTTTGGTTTAAAGCCCGACCCATCCCCATATCGCAATAAGGGGATatcccacaaaaaaaattattttcacaaCAAATAA